The following coding sequences are from one Pseudonocardia sp. HH130630-07 window:
- a CDS encoding CYTH and CHAD domain-containing protein yields MRRESSWMSPADATVPTEPAPSVPAGPGPSAAPTARPSVVDVPPGDRPFHGPAHAGAPRLSGVGGVAGSTTVTDAEVREYERVDTADLRLLAAGVELARERVVPDRASPAGPAATWVLRLPDGDPAAELRSPVPDADAGGPGEVPPPFEAVLAPLHAGAPLRPVGRVRLVRTTVRVHDDADRELATLWRDEITATTLGESTSVQAWSEAVLRPGAGGSAVLAGIEDALRETGLTAGPGGARRRLAALLAAAGPADPPRHRGDPDSAGQVVLDYLARQVDALTEREADLRADRPDAVHQMRVAARRARSALRTYRRLLPGPRTAHLVAELRWLGRELAGERDAEVQQARLEERLAALDPDLVLGTVRADVARHFARTRATTSAVVGATVDGERYAALHGALRRMLADPPLSERAARPAAEVLPRLVGRTARRLDRRMRIALADLADGRVAPVSLHDARKSGKQLRYATEVARPAVGKPATVFAKRMKAVQTVLGDHQDAVVSRELLRGLADGSTGAFTLGVLHGRDSATMAGLEDRLPEIWEHAWTTKARRWMQG; encoded by the coding sequence GTGCGGCGGGAATCCTCCTGGATGAGCCCCGCCGACGCGACCGTGCCGACCGAGCCCGCCCCGTCCGTACCGGCCGGGCCCGGCCCGTCCGCAGCGCCCACGGCCCGGCCGTCGGTCGTGGACGTGCCGCCCGGGGACCGCCCGTTCCACGGCCCGGCGCACGCCGGGGCGCCCCGGCTGTCCGGAGTCGGCGGGGTGGCGGGGTCCACGACGGTGACCGACGCGGAGGTCCGGGAGTACGAGCGGGTCGACACCGCCGACCTGCGCCTGCTCGCCGCCGGGGTGGAGCTGGCGCGCGAACGCGTCGTGCCGGACCGCGCCTCGCCGGCCGGCCCGGCCGCGACGTGGGTGCTGCGGCTGCCCGACGGGGACCCGGCCGCGGAGCTGCGGTCCCCGGTGCCCGACGCCGACGCGGGTGGCCCCGGGGAGGTGCCGCCGCCGTTCGAGGCCGTCCTGGCGCCGTTGCACGCCGGTGCGCCGTTGCGGCCGGTCGGGCGGGTGCGCCTGGTGCGGACGACGGTGCGGGTGCACGACGACGCGGACCGCGAGCTGGCGACGCTGTGGCGCGACGAGATCACCGCGACGACGCTGGGGGAGTCGACGTCGGTGCAGGCGTGGAGCGAGGCCGTCCTGCGGCCGGGGGCCGGCGGGAGCGCCGTCCTGGCCGGGATCGAGGACGCCCTGCGCGAGACCGGTCTGACGGCCGGGCCGGGCGGGGCGCGCCGCCGGCTCGCCGCGCTGCTGGCCGCGGCCGGCCCGGCCGACCCGCCGCGGCACCGGGGCGATCCGGACAGTGCGGGACAGGTGGTGCTCGACTACCTGGCCCGGCAGGTCGACGCGCTCACCGAGCGGGAGGCGGACCTGCGCGCGGACCGGCCGGACGCGGTGCACCAGATGCGGGTCGCGGCCCGCCGTGCCCGCAGCGCGCTGCGCACCTACCGGAGGCTCCTGCCCGGGCCGCGGACCGCGCACCTGGTCGCCGAGCTGCGCTGGCTCGGCCGGGAGCTGGCCGGCGAGCGCGACGCCGAGGTCCAGCAGGCCCGGCTGGAGGAACGACTGGCCGCCCTGGACCCCGACCTGGTGCTCGGCACGGTCCGGGCCGACGTCGCCCGGCACTTCGCCCGGACCAGGGCCACGACGTCGGCCGTGGTCGGTGCGACCGTCGACGGCGAGCGGTACGCCGCACTGCACGGCGCGCTGCGCCGGATGCTCGCCGACCCGCCACTGAGCGAGCGCGCGGCCCGGCCGGCCGCCGAGGTGCTGCCGCGGCTGGTCGGCCGTACCGCGCGCAGGCTGGACCGCCGGATGCGCATCGCGCTGGCCGATCTCGCCGACGGGCGGGTCGCACCGGTCTCGCTGCACGACGCCCGCAAGTCCGGCAAGCAGCTCCGGTACGCCACCGAGGTGGCCCGGCCGGCCGTCGGGAAGCCGGCGACGGTGTTCGCGAAGCGGATGAAGGCGGTGCAGACCGTCCTCGGGGACCATCAGGACGCCGTCGTCTCCCGGGAACTGCTCCGCGGGCTCGCGGACGGGTCCACCGGCGCCTTCACCCTCGGCGTGCTGCACGGCCGTGACAGCGCGACGATGGCCGGGCTGGAGGACCGGTTGCCGGAGATCTGGGAGCACGCGTGGACGACGAAGGCCAGGCGCTGGATGCAGGGGTGA
- a CDS encoding PHP domain-containing protein has product MDDEGQALDAGVTGPAGARDAVADLRRIAFLLERAHESTYRVRAFRAAAAALRGRDAEELARRHAAGTLTDLRGVGEVTARCVGESLTGEEPVYLRRLEDAVARADATGIPLAEAAVRLRDALRGDCHSHTDASDGGSPLAEMAETAIALGHEYLVVTDHSPRLTVANGLSADRLRRQLADVAELNDRIAATGSGFRVLTGIEVDILDDGALDQSEDLLAELDLVVASVHSKLRMPRAEMTERMLTAVANPHVDVLGHCTGRMVTGRRARPESEFDANAVFEACAGYGVAVEINSRPERLDPPKRLLRLAVEAGCEFTIDTDAHAPGQLDWLDNGCARAVACGVEPDRIRNTRDVAGLLGTTRA; this is encoded by the coding sequence GTGGACGACGAAGGCCAGGCGCTGGATGCAGGGGTGACCGGCCCGGCGGGCGCCCGGGACGCCGTCGCCGACCTGCGCCGGATCGCGTTCCTCCTGGAGCGGGCGCACGAGTCGACGTACCGGGTCCGGGCGTTCCGGGCCGCGGCGGCCGCACTGCGCGGGCGCGACGCCGAGGAGCTGGCCCGGCGGCACGCCGCCGGGACGCTCACCGACCTGCGCGGGGTCGGCGAGGTCACGGCCCGCTGCGTCGGCGAGTCGCTGACCGGCGAGGAACCGGTCTACCTGCGCCGGCTGGAGGACGCGGTGGCCCGCGCCGACGCCACCGGCATCCCGCTCGCCGAGGCGGCCGTGCGGTTGCGCGACGCGCTGCGCGGGGACTGCCACAGCCACACCGACGCCTCCGACGGCGGTTCCCCGCTGGCCGAGATGGCCGAGACGGCGATCGCACTGGGCCACGAGTACCTGGTGGTCACCGACCACTCGCCGCGGCTCACCGTCGCGAACGGCCTGTCGGCGGACCGGCTGCGGCGCCAGCTCGCCGACGTCGCGGAGCTGAACGACCGGATCGCCGCGACCGGGTCCGGGTTCCGGGTGCTCACCGGCATCGAGGTCGACATCCTCGACGACGGGGCGCTCGACCAGTCCGAGGACCTGCTCGCCGAGCTGGACCTGGTCGTCGCGAGCGTGCACTCGAAGCTGCGGATGCCGCGGGCGGAGATGACCGAACGGATGCTGACGGCGGTGGCGAACCCGCACGTCGACGTGCTCGGGCACTGCACCGGCCGGATGGTGACCGGGCGTCGCGCGCGCCCGGAGTCGGAGTTCGACGCGAACGCCGTGTTCGAGGCCTGCGCCGGGTACGGCGTCGCCGTCGAGATCAACTCCCGGCCGGAGCGGCTCGACCCGCCGAAACGCCTGCTGCGCCTGGCCGTCGAGGCGGGCTGCGAGTTCACGATCGACACCGACGCGCATGCCCCCGGCCAGCTCGACTGGCTCGACAACGGCTGCGCCCGCGCCGTCGCCTGCGGGGTGGAGCCGGACCGGATCCGCAACACCCGCGACGTCGCCGGCCTGCTCGGCACCACCCGGGCCTGA
- a CDS encoding glycoside hydrolase family 16 protein — MLPLLTVTALAAGPTTTAATAATGPTAATDITGPAAAGPPATGPAAAVPGTAGPAAAPGTAVPGTAVPGAAGPGTAAPGAPAPGPTCTTTAADTLGWGEPTRRSEFDGTAVPPDWHPYGPEPGHDKQGTRTPDQVSVADGAMTIAAEADGTTGAASWHPGQRYGRWEACVRSEEASGGLNALLLLWPVAEDFPVGGEIDWMEITDDSRQETSFFLHYGEDNDQDYGSVRHDSTQWSAYALEWTPEKITAYVNGEQWYSTTNTEQFPPGPMNMTMQLDYFGDAGGPTAMHLDWARQWALPQSEPATLSLPSGAAATGQPKDHPERAPRELTPEEQQAQDALPTG, encoded by the coding sequence GTGCTGCCGCTGCTCACGGTCACCGCGCTGGCCGCTGGTCCCACGACGACCGCGGCGACCGCGGCCACGGGACCGACGGCGGCCACCGACATCACGGGACCGGCCGCCGCGGGACCGCCCGCGACAGGACCGGCCGCCGCAGTACCGGGCACCGCAGGACCGGCCGCGGCACCGGGCACCGCAGTACCGGGCACCGCAGTACCGGGCGCGGCAGGACCGGGCACCGCAGCACCGGGCGCCCCGGCACCGGGTCCGACGTGCACCACGACCGCCGCCGACACCCTCGGCTGGGGCGAACCCACCCGGCGCTCGGAGTTCGACGGCACGGCCGTCCCACCGGACTGGCACCCCTACGGGCCCGAGCCCGGTCACGACAAGCAGGGCACCCGCACCCCGGACCAGGTCTCCGTCGCCGACGGCGCGATGACGATCGCCGCCGAGGCCGACGGCACCACCGGCGCGGCGAGCTGGCACCCCGGCCAGCGCTACGGCCGCTGGGAGGCGTGCGTGCGGTCGGAGGAGGCGTCCGGCGGGCTCAACGCGCTGCTGCTGCTCTGGCCGGTCGCCGAGGACTTCCCGGTCGGCGGCGAGATCGACTGGATGGAGATCACCGACGACAGCCGCCAGGAGACGTCGTTCTTCCTGCACTACGGGGAGGACAACGACCAGGACTACGGCTCGGTGCGGCACGACTCGACGCAGTGGTCGGCCTACGCGCTGGAGTGGACCCCGGAGAAGATCACCGCGTACGTGAACGGCGAGCAGTGGTACTCCACCACGAACACCGAGCAGTTCCCGCCGGGCCCGATGAACATGACCATGCAGCTCGACTACTTCGGCGACGCCGGTGGCCCGACCGCCATGCACCTGGACTGGGCCCGGCAGTGGGCGCTGCCGCAGAGCGAGCCGGCGACGCTGAGCCTGCCGTCGGGTGCCGCGGCGACCGGGCAGCCGAAGGACCACCCGGAGCGCGCGCCGCGCGAGCTGACCCCGGAGGAGCAGCAGGCGCAGGACGCGCTGCCCACCGGCTGA
- a CDS encoding carbohydrate kinase family protein, with translation MPETAAARRPRGVVAVAGEALVDIVPAPAAGYWEFAPGGSPANVAVGLSRLDVRARMLARLADDLLGRKLRDHLADNGVDLSHAVEAAEPSSLAIVELAADGQASYDFRISGTADWQWTAEELSGALDPEGDEPVVAVHSGSLALTTAPGHEALRELLASAVDTATVSYDPNIRPLLMGTPEDVLPGVHELLGLADVVKVSEEDLEWLQPGREPGDVVGEWLELGPAVVVVTLGANGVLAGTASGLHSVLPGKEIEVVDTVGAGDNFSAALLAGLHRRGLLGAAARDDLYRMDRETLDGVLSEAVTAAAITCSRHGANPPTRAELDAAG, from the coding sequence ATGCCCGAAACTGCTGCCGCACGCCGGCCGCGCGGAGTCGTCGCCGTCGCCGGCGAGGCACTCGTCGACATCGTCCCCGCCCCCGCTGCGGGGTACTGGGAGTTCGCCCCCGGCGGGAGCCCGGCGAACGTGGCGGTCGGGCTGTCCCGGCTCGACGTGCGGGCCCGGATGCTCGCCCGGCTCGCCGACGACCTGCTCGGGCGCAAGCTGCGTGACCACCTGGCGGACAACGGCGTCGACCTCTCGCACGCGGTCGAGGCCGCGGAGCCGTCGTCGCTGGCGATCGTGGAGCTGGCGGCGGACGGCCAGGCGTCCTACGACTTCCGGATCTCCGGCACCGCGGACTGGCAGTGGACGGCCGAGGAGCTGTCCGGCGCGCTGGACCCCGAGGGTGACGAGCCCGTCGTCGCCGTCCACTCCGGGTCGCTGGCGCTGACCACCGCGCCGGGGCACGAGGCGTTGCGGGAGCTGCTGGCCTCCGCCGTGGACACCGCGACCGTCAGCTACGACCCGAACATCCGGCCGCTGCTGATGGGCACCCCGGAGGACGTGCTGCCCGGTGTGCACGAGCTGCTCGGGCTGGCCGACGTGGTCAAGGTCAGCGAGGAGGACCTCGAGTGGCTGCAGCCCGGCCGCGAGCCGGGTGACGTCGTCGGCGAGTGGCTGGAGCTGGGGCCCGCGGTCGTCGTGGTGACGCTGGGTGCGAACGGCGTGCTCGCCGGGACCGCGTCCGGCCTGCACAGCGTGCTACCCGGGAAGGAGATCGAGGTCGTCGACACCGTCGGTGCCGGGGACAACTTCTCCGCGGCCCTGCTGGCCGGGCTGCACCGGCGCGGGCTGCTCGGGGCCGCGGCCCGCGACGACCTGTACCGGATGGACCGCGAGACCCTCGACGGCGTGCTGTCCGAGGCCGTCACGGCCGCCGCGATCACCTGCTCGCGACACGGTGCCAACCCCCCGACCCGCGCCGAGCTCGACGCCGCGGGCTGA
- a CDS encoding CobW family GTP-binding protein, giving the protein MPRKIPVVVLAGFLGAGKTTLLNHLLATAGDARIGVVVNDFGSVGIDAMRIAGQAGEVVGLGNGCLCCEIGEGGVAGVLESLTRRRDEIDVIVIEASGIAEPGTLVQLVLDALGRDLGFGGLVEVVDAAELAATRLRHPQLDRHIGLADLVVLNKIDRVDPGTLWRARRLCREANPRAPIVPVRDGAIDPALLFDIEIVPGRQLMLGEQVREAGEEHAAHLHAGYQSVTFRCDEPLDAGRLQDLLDARPSGLYRIKGSVRFAAAPAAERWDLHTVGRYVRFRRARWDSGEPRRTTLVMIGTGLDEAALHRALRACVAGADDRRDTDALLPVARYAV; this is encoded by the coding sequence GTGCCCCGGAAGATCCCGGTCGTGGTGCTGGCCGGTTTCCTCGGAGCCGGCAAGACGACCCTGCTGAACCACCTCCTCGCGACCGCCGGGGACGCGCGCATCGGTGTCGTCGTCAACGACTTCGGCTCGGTCGGGATCGACGCGATGCGGATCGCCGGGCAGGCCGGTGAGGTCGTCGGGCTCGGGAACGGGTGCCTGTGCTGCGAGATCGGCGAGGGCGGCGTCGCGGGCGTGCTGGAGAGCCTCACTCGTCGGCGTGACGAGATCGACGTCATCGTGATCGAGGCCAGCGGGATCGCCGAGCCCGGCACGCTGGTCCAGCTGGTCCTCGACGCGCTCGGCCGGGACCTCGGTTTCGGAGGGCTGGTCGAGGTCGTCGACGCGGCCGAGCTGGCCGCCACCCGGTTGCGGCACCCGCAGCTGGACCGGCACATCGGGCTGGCCGATCTCGTCGTCCTCAACAAGATCGACCGGGTCGACCCGGGCACCCTGTGGCGGGCCCGGCGACTGTGCCGGGAGGCGAACCCGCGGGCGCCGATCGTCCCGGTCCGCGATGGCGCGATCGACCCGGCGCTGCTGTTCGACATCGAGATCGTGCCGGGCCGGCAGCTGATGCTCGGCGAGCAGGTGCGCGAGGCCGGCGAGGAGCACGCCGCACACCTGCACGCCGGCTACCAGAGCGTCACCTTCCGCTGCGACGAGCCGCTCGACGCCGGCCGGCTGCAGGACCTGCTCGACGCCCGTCCGTCCGGCCTCTACCGGATCAAGGGCTCGGTGCGGTTCGCCGCCGCGCCGGCCGCCGAGCGCTGGGACCTGCACACGGTCGGCCGCTACGTGCGGTTCCGCCGGGCCCGGTGGGACAGCGGCGAACCCCGCCGCACCACCCTGGTCATGATCGGGACCGGGCTGGACGAGGCCGCACTGCACCGCGCGCTGCGCGCCTGTGTCGCGGGGGCCGACGACCGCCGCGACACCGACGCACTGCTCCCGGTCGCCCGCTACGCGGTGTGA
- a CDS encoding small ribosomal subunit Rsm22 family protein: MDHPAPDTDTDTGTGHGPELGTALGAALDSVLDAVPTARLAPVVERLIGAYRSGSVPTAPILRSDDDAAAYAAYRMPATHAAVLDVLGRAAGRVPAPATHVDLGGGTGAAVWAAAQVWPSVRRTTVLEAAAPARAMGRRLAALAPAAVVRSARWEDVLLGTGTELPDADLLTACYLLGELPDPVRAAVPAAMARSARIVAVVEPGTPAGYAHVLAARSRLLDAGLRIVAPCPHDDTCPVTGADWCHFAARVNRSSRHRALKAGSLGHEDEKFSYVVAVRPDGAQPPPRAAGRVLRHPRSRKGLVTLSVCGADGELRDTPVPRSRGALYRAARDAAWGDPWPPEYDGPGTRNRG, encoded by the coding sequence GTGGACCACCCCGCACCTGACACCGATACCGACACCGGGACCGGCCACGGGCCGGAGCTCGGCACCGCGCTCGGTGCCGCGCTGGACTCGGTGCTCGACGCGGTCCCGACCGCGCGGCTCGCCCCGGTCGTCGAGCGGCTGATCGGGGCCTACCGCAGCGGATCGGTCCCCACCGCCCCGATCCTGCGTTCCGACGACGACGCCGCCGCCTACGCGGCGTACCGGATGCCGGCCACCCACGCCGCCGTCCTGGACGTGCTGGGCCGGGCCGCGGGCCGGGTCCCCGCCCCGGCGACGCACGTGGACCTCGGCGGCGGCACCGGCGCCGCGGTCTGGGCGGCCGCGCAGGTCTGGCCGTCGGTGCGCCGCACGACGGTCCTGGAGGCCGCCGCCCCGGCCCGCGCCATGGGCCGCAGGCTGGCCGCGCTCGCCCCGGCCGCGGTGGTGCGCTCCGCCCGCTGGGAGGACGTCCTGCTCGGGACCGGCACCGAGCTCCCGGACGCAGACCTGCTCACCGCCTGCTACCTGCTGGGTGAGCTCCCGGACCCGGTCCGCGCCGCGGTGCCGGCCGCGATGGCCCGCTCAGCCCGGATCGTGGCCGTGGTCGAGCCGGGGACGCCGGCCGGCTACGCCCACGTGCTCGCCGCGCGCTCCCGCCTGCTGGACGCGGGCCTGCGGATCGTGGCCCCGTGCCCGCACGACGACACCTGCCCGGTCACCGGCGCCGACTGGTGCCACTTCGCGGCCCGGGTGAACCGCAGCTCCCGGCACCGGGCGCTCAAGGCGGGCTCGCTCGGGCACGAGGACGAGAAGTTCTCCTACGTCGTCGCCGTCCGCCCGGACGGTGCGCAGCCGCCGCCGCGGGCCGCCGGACGGGTGCTGCGGCACCCGCGCAGCCGCAAGGGACTGGTCACCCTGAGTGTCTGCGGCGCGGACGGCGAGCTTCGCGACACCCCCGTTCCGCGCAGTCGCGGGGCGCTGTACCGGGCCGCCCGCGACGCGGCGTGGGGGGACCCGTGGCCGCCGGAGTACGACGGCCCCGGAACGCGCAACCGGGGGTGA
- the idi gene encoding isopentenyl-diphosphate Delta-isomerase yields MEQVVLLDDDGNPVGVADKATVHGARTPRHLAFSCYGVGADGRLLVTRRAAGKTAFPLVWTNTCCGHPAPGEDMAGAVHRRLADELGVRATELRLVLPEFSYRATQDGIEENELCPVFVARLDGEPDPHPDEVDEVRWWSWAEFRAAAGDPGSGLSPWARLQVPLLDALDDPLLR; encoded by the coding sequence ATGGAACAGGTCGTGCTCCTCGACGATGACGGCAACCCGGTCGGCGTGGCCGACAAGGCGACGGTGCACGGCGCCCGTACCCCGCGGCACCTGGCGTTCTCCTGCTACGGCGTCGGCGCCGACGGCCGGCTGCTGGTCACCCGGCGCGCGGCGGGAAAGACCGCGTTCCCGCTGGTGTGGACGAACACCTGCTGCGGGCACCCCGCGCCGGGTGAGGACATGGCCGGCGCCGTGCACCGCAGGCTCGCCGACGAGCTCGGCGTCCGGGCCACCGAGCTGCGGCTGGTGCTGCCGGAGTTCAGTTACCGGGCCACGCAGGACGGGATCGAGGAGAACGAGCTCTGCCCGGTCTTCGTCGCCCGGCTCGACGGGGAGCCCGACCCGCACCCGGACGAGGTCGACGAGGTGCGGTGGTGGAGCTGGGCGGAGTTCCGGGCCGCCGCGGGCGACCCGGGATCGGGCCTGTCCCCGTGGGCCCGGCTGCAGGTCCCGCTGCTGGACGCGCTGGACGACCCGCTGCTGCGGTGA
- a CDS encoding DHA2 family efflux MFS transporter permease subunit — MTTEPTTGPASRAEPLPDGAPLIIALLVGSAFVMILNETIMSVALPALIADLHITAATAQWLTSGFLLTMAVVIPITGFLLQRFRPRSVYLASMSLFSAGTLVSALAPAFGMLLVGRVVQACGTAVMVPLLMTTILRLVPATKRGQTMGTISIVIAVAPALGPTLSGAILSALGWRWMFWIVLPIALLALAAGATWLRVSAETSKAPLDVLSVLISMVAFSGIVYGLSAVGESAVAGPHGGVPAWVPLGLGVVALAVFVHRQIRLQRTGSPLLDLRPFTLRRYTLALVLVATGFMSLFGAIIMLPLYVQNVLGDSAFVAGLVVLPGGLVMGLMGPVVGRAYDRLGVRPLVVPGALLLAAVMWGFTTLGAASPIWLVAVLYAGLSAALALMFTPLMTDALGALPSHLYSHGSAIVTTLQQVAGAAGTALFITVMTLASGGAGVNAAGVHAAFLVAAVVSLLVVALSFLTGGRPAEDATVGPAPAGNG, encoded by the coding sequence GTGACGACCGAGCCCACCACCGGCCCCGCCTCCCGGGCGGAACCCCTGCCGGACGGCGCTCCGCTGATCATCGCGCTGCTCGTCGGGTCCGCCTTCGTGATGATCCTCAACGAGACGATCATGAGCGTCGCGCTGCCGGCCCTGATCGCCGACCTGCACATCACCGCGGCCACCGCCCAGTGGCTGACCAGCGGCTTCCTGCTGACGATGGCCGTGGTCATCCCGATCACCGGGTTCCTGCTGCAGCGGTTCCGGCCCCGCTCGGTCTACCTGGCGTCGATGAGCCTGTTCAGCGCGGGCACGCTGGTCTCGGCGCTGGCACCGGCGTTCGGGATGCTGCTCGTCGGCCGGGTGGTGCAGGCCTGCGGGACCGCGGTGATGGTGCCCCTGCTCATGACCACGATCCTGCGCCTGGTCCCGGCCACGAAGCGCGGGCAGACGATGGGCACCATCTCGATCGTCATCGCGGTCGCGCCGGCGCTCGGCCCGACGCTGTCCGGGGCCATCCTGTCGGCGCTGGGCTGGCGCTGGATGTTCTGGATCGTGCTGCCGATCGCGTTGCTGGCGCTGGCCGCCGGCGCCACCTGGCTGCGGGTGAGCGCCGAGACGTCGAAGGCCCCGCTGGACGTGCTGTCCGTGCTGATCTCGATGGTCGCGTTCTCCGGCATCGTCTACGGCCTGTCCGCGGTCGGCGAGTCCGCGGTGGCCGGCCCGCACGGCGGCGTCCCGGCGTGGGTACCGCTGGGGCTCGGCGTCGTGGCGCTCGCGGTGTTCGTGCACCGGCAGATCCGGCTGCAGCGGACCGGGTCCCCGTTGCTCGACCTGCGGCCGTTCACGCTGCGCCGCTACACACTGGCGCTGGTGCTGGTGGCGACCGGGTTCATGTCCCTGTTCGGGGCGATCATCATGCTGCCGCTCTACGTCCAGAACGTGCTCGGCGACAGCGCGTTCGTCGCGGGTCTGGTGGTGCTGCCCGGCGGCCTGGTGATGGGTCTGATGGGGCCGGTGGTCGGCCGGGCCTACGACCGGCTCGGGGTCCGTCCGCTCGTGGTGCCCGGGGCGTTGCTGCTGGCGGCGGTCATGTGGGGCTTCACCACGCTCGGCGCCGCCTCACCGATCTGGCTGGTCGCGGTGCTCTACGCCGGGCTGTCCGCGGCGCTGGCCCTGATGTTCACCCCGCTCATGACCGATGCGCTGGGCGCGCTGCCCAGCCACCTCTACTCGCACGGCAGCGCGATCGTCACCACGCTGCAGCAGGTCGCCGGGGCGGCCGGCACCGCACTGTTCATCACCGTGATGACGCTGGCCTCCGGCGGGGCCGGGGTGAACGCCGCCGGGGTGCACGCCGCGTTCCTCGTCGCCGCGGTGGTGTCGCTGCTGGTGGTGGCGCTGTCCTTCCTGACCGGCGGCCGCCCGGCCGAGGACGCCACGGTCGGCCCGGCCCCGGCCGGGAACGGCTGA
- a CDS encoding MFS transporter → MSTPSSPAAPTVPPRFSVTQRRRAVLSSYLGSVIEFYDFMLYATAAAVVFNQVFFSDLDPVVGTVAAFGTLATGYLARPLGAVVFGHFGDRLGRRRMLVTSMVLMGVSSTLIGLLPTSEQVGSLAAVLLVTLRVLQGVAIGGEWGGAALMSAEHTATRRGLWASFTNAGAPTGVVLSTLVLGASATLVGEQAFVEWAWRIPFLLSIVLLALGLFVRLRVEETPVFTSADAAEPVAARRPPLVEVLRRHPRNLLLAVGIGFGSFVAQGTFTTFLVSYAVQAGFPRAVALNALTLSSVAAIGAIIGFSALSDRVGRRPVVLGGILATGAWCVAIFPLVDSGSTVALTTAVVVAHVLYAAWMGPSAALYPELFGTSSRYTGASLAYQLSGLGAGLAPVTFAALLATGAGTTAIVVTIVVVTLVSAASVLALRETARTGLAEPARPE, encoded by the coding sequence GTGTCCACTCCGTCGTCCCCCGCGGCACCGACCGTGCCGCCCCGGTTCTCCGTCACCCAGCGACGGCGGGCGGTGCTGTCGAGCTACCTCGGCAGCGTCATCGAGTTCTACGACTTCATGCTGTACGCGACGGCCGCGGCGGTCGTGTTCAACCAGGTGTTCTTCTCCGACCTGGACCCGGTCGTCGGCACGGTCGCCGCATTCGGGACGCTCGCCACCGGGTACCTGGCCCGGCCGCTCGGCGCCGTGGTGTTCGGGCACTTCGGCGACCGGCTGGGGCGGCGCCGGATGCTCGTCACCAGCATGGTGCTGATGGGCGTGAGCAGCACGCTGATCGGCCTGCTGCCCACCTCCGAACAGGTCGGTTCACTGGCGGCGGTGCTGCTGGTCACGCTGCGGGTGCTGCAGGGCGTCGCGATCGGCGGCGAGTGGGGCGGGGCGGCACTGATGTCCGCCGAGCACACCGCCACCCGGCGCGGGCTGTGGGCGAGCTTCACCAACGCCGGCGCCCCGACCGGTGTCGTGCTGTCGACCCTGGTGCTGGGGGCGTCGGCGACGCTGGTCGGCGAGCAGGCGTTCGTCGAGTGGGCCTGGCGGATCCCGTTCCTGCTGAGCATCGTGCTGCTCGCACTGGGGCTGTTCGTCCGGCTGCGGGTCGAGGAGACCCCGGTGTTCACCTCGGCGGACGCCGCGGAGCCGGTGGCCGCGAGGCGCCCGCCGCTGGTCGAGGTGCTGCGCCGGCACCCGCGCAACCTGCTCCTGGCGGTCGGCATCGGCTTCGGCTCGTTCGTCGCCCAGGGCACGTTCACCACGTTCCTGGTCTCCTACGCGGTGCAGGCCGGGTTCCCGCGGGCGGTGGCACTGAACGCGCTGACGCTGTCCTCGGTGGCCGCGATCGGGGCGATCATCGGGTTCTCGGCCCTGTCGGACCGGGTCGGCAGGCGGCCGGTGGTGCTCGGCGGCATCCTCGCCACCGGCGCCTGGTGCGTCGCGATCTTCCCGCTGGTCGACAGCGGTTCGACGGTCGCGCTGACCACCGCCGTCGTCGTCGCGCACGTGCTGTACGCGGCCTGGATGGGCCCGTCGGCGGCGCTGTACCCGGAGCTGTTCGGCACCTCGTCGCGCTACACCGGGGCGTCGCTGGCCTACCAGCTGTCCGGGCTCGGTGCGGGGCTCGCGCCGGTCACGTTCGCCGCGCTGCTCGCGACCGGCGCCGGGACCACCGCCATCGTCGTGACGATCGTGGTGGTGACCCTGGTGTCCGCCGCCTCGGTGCTCGCACTGCGCGAGACGGCGCGGACCGGGCTCGCCGAACCGGCCCGGCCGGAGTGA